In Bradyrhizobium sp. 1(2017), one DNA window encodes the following:
- a CDS encoding NAD-dependent malic enzyme, producing MTLLRDPLLNKGTAFTESEREALGLRGLLPPCVTTMETQAQRILTNLRTLPTDLEKYVALNALHDRNEALFFRVVVDNIDEIQPIIYTPTVGLACQKYGLIFQRPRGMFISSRDRGQIAEILKNWPYQARLIVVTDGERILGLGDLGANGMGIPVGKLSLYSACAGVHPEHCLPIVLDVGTNNEELLNDPYYLGLRERRLTGEAYDSFVDEFMQAARKTFPGVLIQFEDFANHSAFKLLHKYRDEACVFNDDIQGTAAVALAGLFSGLRISGGKLRDQRILFLGAGEAATGIADLVVSAMMAEGASEAEALRRNWLVDSRGLVVGGRDGLSGHKLRYAHAGQAPIADFLTAIKTLKPTAIIGVAAVGGAFTPEVLKTMAELNEQPIVFALSNPTSKAECSAEDAYRYTEGRALFACGSPYDPVTLNGRTFVPRQGNNSYIFPGVGLGVIASSSRLVTDEMFMAAAHTLADCVGKEDLAQGSLYPALPRIREVSVRIAAAVADVAYQRGLAEGPAPNDVKDLVQSQMYEPHY from the coding sequence ATGACGCTGCTGCGCGATCCCTTGCTCAATAAGGGCACCGCTTTCACGGAATCCGAGCGCGAGGCGCTCGGCCTGCGGGGCCTGCTGCCGCCTTGCGTGACGACGATGGAGACGCAGGCTCAGCGCATTCTCACCAATCTGCGCACGCTGCCGACGGATCTGGAAAAATACGTCGCCCTGAACGCGCTGCATGACCGCAACGAGGCGCTGTTCTTCCGCGTCGTCGTCGACAACATCGACGAGATCCAGCCGATCATCTACACGCCGACGGTCGGGCTCGCCTGCCAGAAATACGGCCTGATCTTCCAGCGCCCGCGCGGCATGTTCATCTCCTCGCGCGATCGCGGCCAGATCGCGGAGATCCTGAAGAACTGGCCCTACCAGGCGAGGCTGATCGTCGTCACCGACGGCGAGCGCATCCTGGGTCTGGGCGACCTCGGCGCCAACGGCATGGGGATTCCGGTCGGCAAGCTCTCGCTGTATTCGGCGTGCGCCGGCGTGCATCCCGAGCACTGCCTGCCCATCGTGCTCGACGTCGGCACCAACAACGAAGAGCTCTTGAACGATCCCTATTATCTCGGCCTGCGCGAGCGGCGGCTCACGGGCGAGGCCTATGACAGCTTCGTCGACGAGTTCATGCAGGCCGCGCGCAAGACCTTTCCGGGCGTGCTGATCCAGTTCGAGGATTTTGCCAACCATTCGGCGTTCAAGCTGCTGCACAAATATCGCGACGAAGCCTGCGTCTTCAACGACGACATCCAGGGCACCGCGGCGGTGGCGCTCGCCGGCCTGTTCTCAGGCTTGCGCATCTCCGGCGGCAAGCTCAGGGACCAGCGCATTCTCTTCCTCGGCGCGGGCGAGGCGGCGACCGGCATTGCCGACCTCGTCGTCTCCGCCATGATGGCGGAGGGCGCATCCGAGGCGGAAGCGCTTCGCCGCAACTGGCTGGTGGATTCCCGCGGCCTCGTCGTTGGCGGCCGTGACGGCCTCTCCGGCCACAAGCTGCGCTATGCCCACGCCGGCCAGGCACCGATCGCCGACTTCCTCACCGCGATCAAGACGCTGAAGCCGACGGCGATCATCGGCGTCGCTGCGGTCGGCGGCGCCTTCACGCCCGAGGTGCTCAAGACGATGGCCGAGCTCAACGAGCAGCCGATCGTGTTCGCACTCTCCAATCCGACCTCGAAGGCCGAGTGCTCGGCCGAGGATGCCTATCGCTACACCGAGGGTCGTGCGCTGTTCGCCTGCGGCAGCCCATATGACCCGGTGACGCTCAACGGCCGCACGTTCGTGCCGCGCCAGGGCAACAACTCCTACATCTTCCCCGGTGTCGGCCTTGGCGTCATCGCCAGCAGCTCGCGCCTCGTCACCGACGAGATGTTCATGGCCGCCGCCCACACGCTGGCCGATTGCGTCGGCAAGGAGGATCTGGCGCAGGGGAGCCTCTATCCGGCACTGCCGCGCATCCGCGAGGTCTCGGTCCGCATCGCCGCCGCCGTCGCAGACGTCGCCTATCAGCGCGGCCTTGCCGAAGGACCTGCGCCCAACGACGTGAAGGATCTCGTGCAGTCGCAGATGTACGAGCCGCATTATTGA
- a CDS encoding Bug family tripartite tricarboxylate transporter substrate binding protein, producing the protein MRGLWAGLRGGAIVICALIGCAAWPAPGNAQPFPSRPITLIVPFAAGGPTDTLARILSERIAAELHTTVVVENVAGASGSIAGTRVARATPDGTTITIGHWGTHVLNGAILKLPYDVVADFEPVAMIAMGTQLIVGRKSLEANNLKELIAWLKANPGKATAGTAGAGTGAHVAGVFFKGKTGTDFQFVPYRGAGPAMIDLVAGQIDIMFDQASNSLAHAKSGAIKAFAVTSPTRLASAPDIPTVDEAGLPGLYISYWHGIWAPKNTPSEIVTKLNAAIVTVLADPAVKQRFTELGQEIPPRDQQTPASLAAFQKAETEKWWPIVKAADIKPE; encoded by the coding sequence ATGCGGGGGCTGTGGGCCGGATTGCGCGGCGGTGCGATCGTCATATGCGCGTTGATCGGATGTGCGGCCTGGCCCGCGCCGGGCAACGCCCAGCCGTTTCCGTCGCGCCCCATCACCCTCATCGTGCCGTTCGCGGCGGGCGGTCCGACCGATACGCTGGCGCGGATCCTGTCCGAGCGCATCGCCGCCGAGCTGCACACCACGGTCGTGGTGGAGAACGTCGCCGGCGCCTCCGGCAGCATCGCCGGTACCCGCGTTGCCCGCGCCACGCCCGACGGGACCACGATCACCATCGGCCATTGGGGCACCCATGTGCTGAACGGCGCGATCCTCAAGCTGCCCTATGACGTCGTCGCCGATTTCGAGCCGGTTGCGATGATCGCGATGGGAACGCAGCTCATCGTCGGCCGAAAATCGCTCGAAGCGAACAATCTCAAGGAGCTGATTGCCTGGCTGAAGGCCAATCCCGGCAAGGCCACCGCGGGGACCGCCGGGGCAGGCACCGGCGCCCATGTCGCCGGCGTCTTCTTCAAGGGCAAGACCGGCACCGACTTCCAGTTCGTGCCCTATCGCGGCGCCGGGCCGGCCATGATCGACCTCGTCGCCGGGCAGATCGACATCATGTTCGACCAGGCGTCGAACTCGCTCGCGCATGCCAAAAGCGGTGCGATCAAGGCGTTCGCGGTGACCTCGCCGACGCGGCTTGCATCTGCGCCCGACATTCCGACCGTCGACGAGGCGGGCCTGCCCGGGCTCTATATTTCCTACTGGCACGGCATCTGGGCACCGAAGAACACGCCGAGCGAGATCGTCACGAAGCTCAATGCGGCCATCGTCACCGTGCTTGCCGATCCCGCGGTCAAGCAGCGCTTCACCGAGCTGGGCCAGGAGATTCCGCCGCGCGATCAGCAGACGCCCGCAAGCCTCGCGGCCTTCCAGAAGGCCGAGACCGAGAAATGGTGGCCGATCGTGAAGGCCGCCGACATCAAGCCGGAATAG
- a CDS encoding mechanosensitive ion channel domain-containing protein, which translates to MSHKLAPALFAALFLAISSLCGARAETPAASSAATLSPDEARRALDTLQDDKKRAQMIDTLRAIANVSGQQQPAPAAPAPKSPIPLSADGLGAQLLLTVSEEIGSISSEIASIARTLTHFPAFYYWFLRTANDPAAYNLLIEIAWKLALVLGCALAAEWVIFRLIRRPVAFLEGRVPQTARLPAQVLPIADPPSSVADVTPAPELNKRRHSLARVWQVMLRLPFVLGRLALELLPVVLFVGVATALLGTEIGEPTTVRLVILAVVNAYAFSRGLICVIRALAGPFGLFPVRAETAAYVEIWARRIVGVGVSGIAFANVALLLGLHRAGYAALLRMVMLVVHLFIVVIILQCRRQVADAIRAPAERQGIAARLRNRIAGGWHYLAIALDLALWAVWALNIRNGYSLLLQYFVGTVVVALVTRVAIMLTLSLIDRGFRIKPEILQRFPGLEIRANRYLPMLRKIVSGVIAFIGFVAVLEVWGVDAIVWFYGGQIGSRLISAVVTIGLAVLIAAAIWEASNALLDRQINTLSRDGHYARAARLRTFQPMLRTALLCLIGTVVGLTALSEIGVNVAPLLAGAGIVGIAIGFGSQKLVQDLITGLFLLLENTVQVGDNVSVSGLSGVVENVSIRTIRLRAGDGAVHIVPFSAVTTITNASRGAGNASVSVNVAYKEDTDRAGQMLKDIVDEMRHEPEFRALIRGDLELWGVDKVDGAMVSIVGQIRCTEAGRWPVQREFNRRMKQRFQQNGIQVASATQTILMHVAAPPADSAANLTPRRAAG; encoded by the coding sequence GTGTCGCACAAGCTTGCCCCGGCGCTCTTCGCCGCTCTCTTCCTCGCGATCTCATCTCTCTGCGGCGCCCGCGCCGAGACGCCGGCCGCCAGCAGCGCCGCCACGCTGTCGCCTGACGAGGCCAGACGTGCGCTGGACACGCTGCAGGACGACAAGAAGCGCGCGCAGATGATCGATACGCTGCGCGCAATTGCGAATGTCTCGGGCCAGCAGCAGCCTGCCCCCGCCGCGCCGGCGCCAAAATCGCCGATCCCGCTCTCGGCCGACGGCCTCGGTGCGCAGCTCCTGCTCACAGTCTCCGAGGAGATCGGTTCGATCTCGAGCGAGATCGCCAGCATCGCGCGGACGCTCACGCACTTTCCGGCGTTCTATTACTGGTTCCTGCGCACCGCGAACGATCCCGCGGCCTACAATCTCCTGATCGAGATCGCCTGGAAGCTGGCGCTGGTGCTCGGCTGCGCGCTTGCGGCCGAGTGGGTGATCTTCCGCCTGATCCGCCGTCCGGTCGCGTTCCTGGAAGGACGCGTGCCGCAGACCGCGCGCCTGCCGGCGCAGGTGTTGCCCATCGCAGATCCACCGTCGTCAGTCGCCGATGTGACCCCCGCGCCCGAGCTGAACAAGCGCCGTCACAGTCTCGCGCGGGTCTGGCAGGTCATGCTGCGGCTGCCCTTCGTGCTGGGGCGCCTCGCGCTCGAACTGCTGCCGGTGGTCCTCTTCGTCGGTGTCGCGACGGCGCTGCTCGGGACCGAGATCGGCGAGCCCACGACCGTTCGCCTCGTGATCCTCGCGGTCGTCAATGCCTATGCGTTCTCGCGCGGCCTGATCTGCGTGATCCGGGCGCTGGCGGGGCCGTTCGGCCTGTTTCCGGTTCGGGCCGAAACCGCAGCCTATGTCGAGATCTGGGCGCGCCGCATCGTCGGGGTCGGCGTGTCCGGCATCGCCTTTGCCAATGTGGCCTTGCTGCTCGGACTGCATCGTGCGGGCTATGCCGCGCTGCTCCGCATGGTGATGCTGGTCGTGCATCTCTTCATCGTCGTCATCATCCTGCAATGCCGCCGCCAGGTCGCCGATGCCATCCGTGCACCCGCCGAACGGCAGGGGATCGCGGCCCGTCTGCGCAACCGCATCGCCGGCGGCTGGCACTATCTCGCCATCGCGCTCGATCTCGCCCTGTGGGCGGTGTGGGCGCTCAACATCCGCAACGGCTATTCGCTGCTCCTGCAGTATTTCGTCGGCACGGTCGTGGTAGCGCTGGTCACGCGCGTCGCCATCATGCTGACGCTGAGCCTGATCGACCGCGGCTTCCGCATCAAGCCGGAGATCCTCCAGCGCTTTCCCGGTCTCGAGATCCGCGCCAACCGCTATCTGCCGATGCTGCGCAAGATCGTATCCGGCGTGATCGCGTTCATCGGCTTCGTGGCCGTGCTCGAAGTATGGGGCGTGGACGCCATCGTCTGGTTCTATGGCGGCCAGATCGGCAGCCGGCTGATCTCGGCCGTGGTGACGATCGGACTTGCCGTGTTGATCGCAGCCGCGATCTGGGAAGCCAGCAACGCACTGCTGGATCGGCAGATCAATACGCTGTCCCGGGACGGCCACTATGCCCGTGCCGCACGCTTGCGCACCTTCCAGCCGATGCTGCGCACGGCGCTGCTCTGCCTGATAGGGACCGTCGTCGGCCTCACCGCGCTGAGCGAGATCGGCGTCAACGTCGCTCCGCTGCTGGCGGGCGCCGGCATCGTCGGCATTGCCATCGGCTTCGGTTCGCAGAAGCTGGTGCAGGACCTCATCACGGGGCTGTTCTTGCTGTTGGAGAACACGGTGCAGGTCGGCGACAATGTCAGCGTGTCGGGGCTGTCGGGCGTGGTGGAGAACGTTTCGATCCGCACCATCCGCCTGCGCGCCGGCGACGGCGCCGTGCACATCGTGCCCTTCAGCGCGGTCACGACCATCACCAATGCCAGCCGCGGCGCCGGCAATGCCTCCGTCAGCGTCAACGTCGCCTACAAGGAAGACACCGACCGCGCCGGCCAGATGCTCAAGGATATCGTCGACGAGATGCGGCACGAGCCGGAGTTCCGTGCACTGATCCGCGGCGATCTCGAGCTCTGGGGCGTCGACAAGGTCGATGGCGCGATGGTGTCGATCGTCGGCCAGATCCGCTGCACCGAGGCCGGCCGCTGGCCGGTTCAGCGCGAATTCAACCGCCGCATGAAGCAGCGTTTCCAGCAGAACGGCATCCAGGTCGCATCCGCGACGCAGACGATCCTGATGCATGTCGCGGCGCCGCCGGCCGACAGCGCCGCCAATCTGACGCCGCGGCGGGCGGCCGGATAG
- a CDS encoding patatin-like phospholipase family protein: MTVSGTSNRKNVSFALQGGGAHGAFVWGVLDQVLEDGRLAIEAISATSAGAMNAVAMASGMAKGGAEAARQNLHAFWYEVSRMDMAYDLLSPLNQWIQALKLPPEYHPVHAFIHTLTHTLPPNLLNPFHFNPLRSLLQRVVDFDRLNSSPDAPALFLNATNVRTGKIKVFQSPHLTAETVLASACLPPYFQAVEIDGEHYWDGGYLGNPAIYPLIYRKGSHDVVIVQVTAIRRDELPTSAADVLHRINEISFNSSLMREMRAIAFATRLIDDGELDSARHSRMYMHWIGNDQLMSQLGTATQFHPEWSLLCRLRDEGRTAARSWLTRNVDRVGKSSTVDLADMFL; this comes from the coding sequence GTGACAGTCAGCGGGACCTCGAACCGGAAGAACGTCAGCTTCGCCCTCCAGGGCGGCGGCGCGCACGGTGCCTTCGTCTGGGGCGTGCTCGACCAGGTGCTCGAGGATGGCCGGCTCGCGATCGAGGCGATCAGCGCCACCAGCGCCGGCGCGATGAACGCCGTGGCGATGGCCTCCGGCATGGCGAAGGGAGGCGCGGAGGCGGCGCGGCAGAACCTGCACGCATTCTGGTACGAAGTGTCGCGCATGGACATGGCGTACGATCTGCTCTCGCCGCTGAACCAGTGGATCCAGGCCCTCAAGCTGCCGCCGGAATATCATCCGGTGCACGCCTTCATCCACACGCTGACGCACACGCTGCCGCCGAACCTGCTCAATCCCTTCCATTTCAATCCGCTGCGCTCGCTCTTGCAGCGCGTGGTCGATTTCGACCGGCTCAATTCCTCGCCCGATGCGCCAGCGCTGTTTCTCAATGCCACAAACGTCCGCACCGGCAAGATCAAGGTGTTCCAGAGCCCGCATCTCACCGCGGAGACCGTGCTGGCCTCGGCCTGTCTGCCGCCCTATTTCCAGGCGGTCGAGATCGACGGCGAGCATTATTGGGATGGCGGCTATCTCGGCAATCCCGCGATCTATCCGCTGATCTATCGCAAGGGCAGCCACGACGTCGTCATCGTGCAGGTGACGGCGATCCGGCGCGACGAGCTGCCGACGAGCGCGGCCGACGTCCTTCACCGCATCAACGAGATCAGCTTCAATTCGTCCCTGATGCGCGAGATGCGTGCGATCGCCTTCGCCACCCGGTTGATCGACGACGGCGAGCTCGACAGCGCCAGGCACAGTCGCATGTACATGCATTGGATCGGCAACGACCAGCTGATGTCGCAGCTCGGCACGGCCACGCAATTCCACCCCGAATGGAGCCTGTTGTGCCGCCTGCGCGACGAGGGCCGTACGGCGGCGCGAAGCTGGCTGACGCGAAACGTCGACCGCGTCGGAAAGTCCTCGACGGTCGATCTCGCAGACATGTTTCTCTAG
- a CDS encoding polyphosphate kinase 2 family protein — translation MSKKPSNSLAEQLDRYITPFRYDGSGKFRLKDHKTDEKGDLDKEQAQEILEANKKRLVEFQEKLYAQDRWSLLIVFQAMDAGGKDSAIKAIFEGINPQGCEVHAFKAPSSKELDHDFLWRHAVALPERGHIGIFNRSHYEECLVTRVHPEILAKEKLPPKLVTKNIWKERFEDISAFERYLCRNGTVVLKFFLNLSREEQRQRFLDRLEEPAKQWKFSMDDIKERALWPRYQAVYQDIVRHTATSHAPWYVVPADHKWFARVVIGSVINAALEKLDLRFPRADKASLREFDEVRKALEKEGKGDKGDKGGKGGRKRAR, via the coding sequence ATGAGCAAGAAGCCGTCCAATTCACTCGCCGAACAGCTCGACCGCTACATCACGCCGTTCCGCTACGACGGCTCCGGCAAGTTTCGCCTCAAGGATCACAAGACTGACGAGAAGGGCGATCTCGACAAGGAGCAGGCGCAGGAGATCCTCGAGGCCAACAAGAAGCGCCTCGTCGAATTTCAGGAGAAGCTCTACGCCCAGGATCGCTGGTCGCTGCTGATCGTGTTCCAGGCCATGGACGCCGGCGGCAAGGACAGCGCGATCAAGGCGATCTTCGAGGGCATCAATCCGCAAGGCTGCGAGGTCCATGCCTTCAAGGCGCCGAGCAGTAAGGAGCTCGACCACGACTTCCTCTGGCGCCACGCCGTCGCGCTGCCCGAGCGCGGCCATATCGGCATCTTCAACCGCTCGCATTACGAGGAATGCCTGGTGACGCGCGTGCATCCGGAGATCCTCGCCAAGGAGAAGCTGCCGCCGAAGCTCGTCACCAAGAACATCTGGAAGGAGCGGTTCGAGGACATCTCGGCCTTCGAGCGCTATCTCTGCCGCAACGGCACCGTGGTGCTGAAATTCTTCCTCAACCTCTCCAGGGAGGAGCAGCGCCAGCGCTTCCTCGACCGGCTGGAGGAGCCGGCCAAGCAGTGGAAGTTCTCGATGGACGACATCAAGGAGCGCGCGCTGTGGCCGCGCTACCAGGCCGTCTATCAGGACATCGTGCGCCACACCGCGACGTCTCACGCGCCCTGGTACGTCGTGCCGGCCGATCACAAATGGTTCGCGCGCGTCGTGATCGGCTCGGTGATCAATGCTGCCTTGGAAAAGCTGGACCTGCGCTTTCCACGCGCCGACAAGGCCTCGCTGCGGGAGTTCGACGAGGTGCGCAAGGCGCTGGAGAAGGAGGGCAAGGGGGACAAGGGAGACAAGGGAGGTAAGGGAGGCAGGAAACGAGCAAGGTGA
- a CDS encoding branched-chain amino acid ABC transporter permease produces the protein MQAFLDVFDIYLLEAVINGILLGGVLALLALGLNLIFGVIDVTWICYAELVMIGMYAMYFMVQYYGVSYFVAAPLTILLVALLGAALHYLVIAPLLTAPPINQLLATGGVLFVLQSFATVAFGIDFRNLGIRLPVLAFGDMNFSYARLLSFLAALVGMIAVYLFMTRTFTGTAIRAISQDRQIMALMGVDTRRIYIITSALGGALAGLAACLLVLQYDVHPFVGLSFGPITFLICVLGGLGNFIGGFIAAFVFAEIISLGGLFSDLEWGYVLAFAFFIVMMFIRPAGLLARRR, from the coding sequence ATGCAGGCATTTCTGGACGTCTTCGACATCTACCTGCTGGAGGCCGTGATCAACGGCATCCTGCTCGGCGGCGTGCTGGCGCTGCTCGCGCTCGGGCTCAACCTGATCTTCGGCGTCATCGACGTGACCTGGATTTGTTATGCCGAGCTGGTGATGATCGGCATGTACGCCATGTACTTCATGGTGCAGTATTACGGCGTCAGCTATTTCGTCGCCGCGCCACTCACCATCCTGCTGGTCGCACTGCTCGGCGCGGCGCTGCACTACCTCGTGATCGCGCCGCTGCTCACCGCGCCGCCGATCAACCAGCTGCTCGCGACCGGCGGCGTGCTGTTCGTGCTGCAGAGCTTTGCCACCGTCGCCTTCGGCATCGACTTCCGCAATCTCGGCATCCGCCTGCCGGTGCTCGCCTTCGGCGACATGAACTTCAGCTACGCACGGCTCCTGTCGTTCCTAGCCGCGCTGGTCGGTATGATTGCGGTCTATCTGTTCATGACGCGGACCTTCACCGGCACCGCGATCCGCGCCATCTCGCAGGACCGGCAGATCATGGCGCTGATGGGTGTCGACACCAGGCGGATCTACATCATCACCTCCGCGCTCGGCGGTGCGCTGGCCGGGCTCGCCGCGTGCCTTCTGGTGCTGCAATACGACGTGCATCCCTTCGTCGGCCTCTCCTTCGGGCCGATCACCTTCCTGATCTGCGTGCTCGGCGGCCTCGGCAATTTCATCGGCGGCTTCATCGCCGCCTTCGTGTTCGCCGAGATCATCTCGCTCGGCGGGCTGTTCTCCGATCTCGAATGGGGCTATGTGCTCGCCTTCGCGTTCTTCATCGTCATGATGTTCATCCGGCCCGCGGGCCTCCTGGCGAGGCGCCGATGA
- a CDS encoding ABC transporter ATP-binding protein: MLELRGVNAGYGTFQALFDVNLDVKAGEAVGVIGPNGAGKTTLMRVISGLIRPSRGTIRMEGVDVVATPSHKIVSLGIAHVPENRRLFPQLTVDDNLKMGAFMKEARGQYAERLDVVFDLFPRLKERRHQMAGTMSGGEQQMCAIGRALMSNPKLLLLDEPSAGLAPVVVQQVFELVKRIRASGLTVLIVEQNVQQVLKVVDRAYLIEAGTIRASGTSAEMLASDTVKEAYLGV, encoded by the coding sequence ATGCTGGAGCTCCGCGGCGTCAATGCCGGCTATGGTACGTTCCAGGCGCTGTTCGACGTCAATCTCGACGTCAAGGCCGGCGAAGCCGTCGGCGTCATCGGCCCCAACGGTGCCGGCAAGACCACCCTGATGCGCGTCATCTCCGGCCTGATCCGGCCCTCGCGCGGCACGATCAGGATGGAAGGCGTCGACGTCGTGGCGACGCCCTCGCACAAGATCGTCAGCCTCGGCATCGCCCATGTGCCGGAGAACCGCCGGCTGTTCCCGCAGCTCACGGTGGACGACAATCTCAAGATGGGCGCCTTCATGAAGGAGGCGCGCGGGCAATATGCCGAACGGCTCGACGTCGTGTTCGACCTGTTTCCGCGCCTGAAGGAGCGGCGGCATCAGATGGCCGGCACAATGTCCGGCGGCGAGCAGCAGATGTGCGCCATCGGCCGCGCGCTGATGTCCAATCCGAAGCTGCTGCTGCTCGACGAGCCCTCGGCGGGCCTCGCGCCGGTCGTGGTGCAGCAGGTGTTCGAGCTGGTGAAGCGGATCCGCGCCAGCGGACTGACCGTGCTGATCGTCGAGCAGAACGTGCAGCAGGTGCTGAAAGTAGTCGACCGCGCCTATCTGATCGAGGCGGGTACGATCAGGGCGTCCGGCACCTCGGCCGAGATGCTGGCGAGCGACACGGTCAAGGAAGCGTATCTCGGGGTGTGA
- a CDS encoding ABC transporter ATP-binding protein produces MLEVSGLVKRFGGFTAVNNVSFKVDQGEILGLIGPNGSGKSTIFNMLSGTLAPTSGSILFAGHEIAGLPPHRIINRGIGRTFQIPRPFRRLTIFENVALAGFYGQGRHSRIKAEEAAERSLAMVGLPTDRHASVDGLGAAGLKKLELAKALATAPKLLLADESLGGLDEAEMEQAADMLRNIRDELGITIIWVEHIMGVLMRVVDRVMVLDHGEKISEGLPSAVAGDPRVIEVYLGTDAETTQAAAAEARRRAGG; encoded by the coding sequence GTGTTGGAAGTCAGCGGGCTGGTGAAGCGGTTTGGCGGCTTCACGGCGGTCAACAACGTCTCGTTCAAGGTCGACCAGGGCGAGATCCTCGGCCTGATCGGACCCAACGGCTCGGGCAAGAGCACGATCTTCAACATGCTCTCGGGCACGCTGGCGCCGACCTCCGGATCGATCCTGTTCGCCGGGCACGAGATTGCGGGCCTGCCGCCGCACCGGATCATCAATCGCGGCATCGGCCGTACCTTCCAGATTCCGCGCCCCTTCCGCCGCCTGACCATCTTCGAGAACGTCGCGCTCGCCGGCTTCTACGGCCAGGGCCGGCACAGCCGCATCAAGGCCGAGGAGGCCGCCGAGCGGTCGCTGGCGATGGTCGGCCTGCCAACCGATCGCCATGCCAGCGTCGATGGCTTAGGGGCCGCCGGCCTGAAGAAGCTCGAGCTTGCAAAGGCTCTCGCCACTGCGCCGAAGCTGCTGCTCGCCGACGAGAGTCTCGGCGGCCTCGACGAGGCCGAGATGGAACAGGCCGCCGACATGCTGCGCAACATCCGCGACGAGCTCGGCATCACGATCATCTGGGTCGAGCACATCATGGGCGTGCTGATGCGCGTCGTCGATCGCGTCATGGTACTCGATCATGGCGAGAAGATCTCCGAGGGCCTCCCCAGCGCCGTCGCCGGCGATCCGCGCGTGATCGAGGTCTATCTCGGCACCGACGCCGAAACCACGCAGGCCGCGGCCGCCGAAGCGCGCCGCCGCGCGGGAGGTTAG
- a CDS encoding ABC transporter substrate-binding protein — protein MRLRRAARLACGLLVAISATGLAVSAQAQEKKIKIGVVFDLTGPLAGGGSELGYIGAKIILDHFAKTGVEGYKVEAVYADAQSKPDIAINESVRLLEQEKVDMVLGFFSSAQCVPVAARVEQLKKFMWMTTCISSAVFNDKGYKYVFRPQASGDQFGMMTMDFVAQNAKEKLGKEPKDLRVAIIHEDGAYGVDVSKGNEAGARKAGFNVVLKEGYSATAPDLSALVTKLKRAKPDVIFHTGYNPDITLLLRQAREQGLKFGALMGHGAGYGVYEKLKEGMGADATYIFNTDPISIWLANQKTMDPKLPAVIKMVGEEFDKIRPGVAIRSAHVGIGASNTYVFMSDILPRAIKKYGGVDPDALRKAALDTDIPEGGTMLGFGVKFYGEGTPMAGQNERSFPVVIQYMDDKSSVVWPKSQAQREAVLPLPKGTTYSNQ, from the coding sequence ATGCGCCTGCGCAGGGCTGCCCGTTTGGCATGTGGGCTGTTGGTCGCGATATCAGCGACGGGCTTGGCGGTGTCCGCCCAGGCTCAGGAGAAGAAGATCAAGATCGGCGTCGTCTTTGATTTGACCGGACCTCTCGCCGGCGGCGGCTCCGAGCTCGGCTATATCGGCGCAAAGATCATCCTCGACCATTTCGCCAAGACCGGCGTCGAGGGTTACAAGGTCGAAGCGGTCTACGCGGACGCGCAGAGCAAGCCCGACATCGCCATCAACGAATCCGTCCGCCTGCTCGAACAGGAGAAGGTCGACATGGTGCTCGGCTTCTTCTCCTCGGCGCAGTGCGTGCCGGTCGCGGCCCGCGTCGAGCAGCTCAAGAAGTTCATGTGGATGACGACCTGCATCTCGTCGGCCGTGTTCAACGACAAAGGTTACAAATACGTGTTCCGCCCGCAGGCGAGCGGCGACCAGTTCGGCATGATGACGATGGATTTCGTCGCGCAGAACGCCAAGGAGAAGCTGGGCAAGGAGCCCAAGGATCTGCGCGTCGCCATCATCCACGAGGACGGCGCCTATGGCGTCGACGTCTCCAAGGGAAACGAGGCGGGTGCGAGGAAGGCCGGCTTCAATGTCGTGCTGAAGGAAGGCTATTCCGCCACCGCGCCGGATCTCTCCGCGCTGGTGACCAAGCTGAAGCGCGCCAAGCCGGACGTGATCTTCCACACCGGCTACAACCCCGACATCACGCTGCTGCTGCGCCAGGCCCGCGAGCAGGGGTTGAAGTTCGGCGCGCTGATGGGGCATGGCGCCGGCTACGGCGTCTATGAGAAGCTGAAGGAGGGCATGGGCGCGGACGCCACCTACATCTTCAACACCGATCCGATCTCGATCTGGCTCGCCAACCAGAAGACCATGGATCCGAAGCTTCCGGCCGTGATCAAGATGGTCGGCGAGGAGTTCGACAAGATCAGGCCGGGCGTTGCCATCCGCTCCGCTCATGTCGGCATCGGCGCATCCAACACCTACGTCTTCATGTCCGACATATTGCCGCGCGCCATCAAGAAGTATGGCGGTGTCGATCCCGACGCGCTGCGCAAGGCGGCGCTCGACACCGACATTCCCGAAGGCGGCACCATGCTCGGGTTCGGCGTGAAGTTCTATGGCGAGGGCACGCCGATGGCCGGGCAGAACGAGCGCTCGTTCCCGGTCGTGATCCAGTACATGGACGACAAATCCTCCGTGGTGTGGCCCAAGAGCCAGGCGCAGCGCGAGGCAGTGCTGCCGCTGCCGAAAGGCACCACCTACAGCAACCAGTAG